In Pelodiscus sinensis isolate JC-2024 chromosome 2, ASM4963464v1, whole genome shotgun sequence, the following proteins share a genomic window:
- the PDP1 gene encoding pyruvate dehyrogenase phosphatase catalytic subunit 1 isoform X3, translating to MPAPTQLFPLIRNCEIGRIYSTVCHCHHKHLCCLSPHLAHNHLRCTPQKKLAALCCPKENFNPFIHTRSYVSTPQRFYLTPPQVNSILKANEYSFKVPEFDGKNVSSVLGFDSNQLPANAPIEDRRSAATCLQTRGMLLGVFDGHAGCACAQAVSERLFYYIAVSLLPHETLLEIENAVESGRALLPILQWHKHPNDYFSKEASKLYFNSLRTYWQELIDLNSGETTDVKEALINAFKRLDNDISLEAQVGDPNSFLNYLVLRVAFSGATACVAHIDGVDLHVANTGDSRAMLGVQEEDGSWSAVSLSCDHNAQNENEIERIKLEHPKSEEKSLVKQDRLLGLLMPFRAFGDVKFKWSIELQKRVIESGPDQLNDNEYTKFIPPNYHTPPYLTAEPEVIHHRLRPQDKFLVLATDGLWETMHRQDVVRIVGEYLTGVHHQQPIAVGGYKVTLGQMHGLLTERRARISSVFEDQNAATHLIRHAVGNNEFGTVDHERLSKMLSLPEELARMYRDDITIIVVQFNSHVVGACQNEEF from the coding sequence ATGCCAGCACCAACTCAACTATTTCCATTGATTCGTAACTGCGAGATTGGCAGGATATACAGTACAGTGTGCCACTGCCATCACAAACATCTTTGTTGTTTGTCACCTCACTTGGCTCACAATCATTTGAGATGTACGCCTCAGAAGAAACTTGCAGCACTCTGTTGTCCAAAAGAGAATTTTAATCCCTTTATCCATACAAGGAGTTACGTTTCCACACCACAGAGATTTTACCTCACCCCTCCACAGGTTAACAGCATTCTGAAGGCAAATGAATACAGCTTTAAAGTCCCAGAATTTGATGGCAAAAATGTAAGTTCTGTTCTTGGCTTTGATAGCAACCAGTTGCCTGCTAATGCTCCAATAGAAGACAGGAGGAGTGCGGCCACCTGCTTACAAACAAGAGGAATGCTTCTAGGTGTATTTGATGGCCATGCAGGCTGTGCTTGTGCTCAGGCTGTCAGTGAAAGACTGTTCTACTACATTGCTGTCTCTTTGTTACCTCATGAGACTCTACTTGAAATAGAAAATGCAGTGGAGAGTGGTCGTGCCCTGTTACCCATCTTACAGTGGCACAAGCATCCCAATGATTATTTTAGTAAGGAAGCTTCCAAACTGTATTTCAACAGTTTAAGAACTTACTGGCAAGAACTCATAGACCTCAACAGTGGTGAGACGACTGATGTAAAAGAGGCTTTAATTAATGCTTTCAAGAGGCTTGATAATGATATTTCATTAGAAGCTCAAGTAGGAGATCCAAACTCTTTCCTGAATTACCTGGTATTACGAGTGGCCTTTTCAGGAGCAACTGCATGTGTGGCTCATATAGATGGTGTTGATTTGCATGTTGCTAATACTGGTGACAGCAGGGCAATGCTTGGTGTTCAAGAAGAAGATGGATCTTGGTCTGCAGTCTCTCTGTCCTGTGACCATAATGCACAGAATGAAAATGAAATAGAACGAATAAAACTGGAGCATCCAAAGTCTGAAGAGAAAAGTCTTGTAAAACAAGACAGGCTTTTAGGCTTATTGATGCCTTTCAGAGCTTTTGGTGATGTAAAATTCAAATGGAGCATTGAACTTCAGAAGAGAGTGATAGAATCGGGCCCAGATCAGTTGAATGACAATGAGTATACTAAATTCATCCCTCCTAACTATCATACTCCTCCCTATCTCACAGCTGAGCCAGAGGTCATACATCACAGATTAAGGCCTCAGGATAAGTTCCTGGTGTTGGCTACAGATGGCCTGTGGGAGACCATGCATAGGCAGGATGTGGTTAGAATTGTAGGAGAGTATCTCACTGGAGTTCATCACCAACAGCCAATAGCTGTTGGTGGTTACAAGGTAACTTTGGGACAAATGCATGGTCTCTTAACAGAAAGGAGAGCCAGAATCTCCTCAGTATTTGAAGATCAGAATGCAGCAACTCATCTAATACGTCATGCAGTGGGAAATAATGAGTTTGGCACTGTTGATCATGAGCGGCTGTCCAAGATGCTTAGTCTTCCAGAAGAGTTGGCTAGGATGTACAGAGATGACATTACAATTATTGTGGTGCAGTTCAACTCTCATGTTGTAGGTGCATGTCAGAATGAGGAATTCTGA
- the PDP1 gene encoding pyruvate dehyrogenase phosphatase catalytic subunit 1 isoform X2 encodes MLAASCCDRRMCVCPGPRRIAIPVRSSRLPLFSDAMPAPTQLFPLIRNCEIGRIYSTVCHCHHKHLCCLSPHLAHNHLRCTPQKKLAALCCPKENFNPFIHTRSYVSTPQRFYLTPPQVNSILKANEYSFKVPEFDGKNVSSVLGFDSNQLPANAPIEDRRSAATCLQTRGMLLGVFDGHAGCACAQAVSERLFYYIAVSLLPHETLLEIENAVESGRALLPILQWHKHPNDYFSKEASKLYFNSLRTYWQELIDLNSGETTDVKEALINAFKRLDNDISLEAQVGDPNSFLNYLVLRVAFSGATACVAHIDGVDLHVANTGDSRAMLGVQEEDGSWSAVSLSCDHNAQNENEIERIKLEHPKSEEKSLVKQDRLLGLLMPFRAFGDVKFKWSIELQKRVIESGPDQLNDNEYTKFIPPNYHTPPYLTAEPEVIHHRLRPQDKFLVLATDGLWETMHRQDVVRIVGEYLTGVHHQQPIAVGGYKVTLGQMHGLLTERRARISSVFEDQNAATHLIRHAVGNNEFGTVDHERLSKMLSLPEELARMYRDDITIIVVQFNSHVVGACQNEEF; translated from the coding sequence CAATTCCTGTCAGAAGCTCCAGACTGCCATTATTTTCTGATGCCATGCCAGCACCAACTCAACTATTTCCATTGATTCGTAACTGCGAGATTGGCAGGATATACAGTACAGTGTGCCACTGCCATCACAAACATCTTTGTTGTTTGTCACCTCACTTGGCTCACAATCATTTGAGATGTACGCCTCAGAAGAAACTTGCAGCACTCTGTTGTCCAAAAGAGAATTTTAATCCCTTTATCCATACAAGGAGTTACGTTTCCACACCACAGAGATTTTACCTCACCCCTCCACAGGTTAACAGCATTCTGAAGGCAAATGAATACAGCTTTAAAGTCCCAGAATTTGATGGCAAAAATGTAAGTTCTGTTCTTGGCTTTGATAGCAACCAGTTGCCTGCTAATGCTCCAATAGAAGACAGGAGGAGTGCGGCCACCTGCTTACAAACAAGAGGAATGCTTCTAGGTGTATTTGATGGCCATGCAGGCTGTGCTTGTGCTCAGGCTGTCAGTGAAAGACTGTTCTACTACATTGCTGTCTCTTTGTTACCTCATGAGACTCTACTTGAAATAGAAAATGCAGTGGAGAGTGGTCGTGCCCTGTTACCCATCTTACAGTGGCACAAGCATCCCAATGATTATTTTAGTAAGGAAGCTTCCAAACTGTATTTCAACAGTTTAAGAACTTACTGGCAAGAACTCATAGACCTCAACAGTGGTGAGACGACTGATGTAAAAGAGGCTTTAATTAATGCTTTCAAGAGGCTTGATAATGATATTTCATTAGAAGCTCAAGTAGGAGATCCAAACTCTTTCCTGAATTACCTGGTATTACGAGTGGCCTTTTCAGGAGCAACTGCATGTGTGGCTCATATAGATGGTGTTGATTTGCATGTTGCTAATACTGGTGACAGCAGGGCAATGCTTGGTGTTCAAGAAGAAGATGGATCTTGGTCTGCAGTCTCTCTGTCCTGTGACCATAATGCACAGAATGAAAATGAAATAGAACGAATAAAACTGGAGCATCCAAAGTCTGAAGAGAAAAGTCTTGTAAAACAAGACAGGCTTTTAGGCTTATTGATGCCTTTCAGAGCTTTTGGTGATGTAAAATTCAAATGGAGCATTGAACTTCAGAAGAGAGTGATAGAATCGGGCCCAGATCAGTTGAATGACAATGAGTATACTAAATTCATCCCTCCTAACTATCATACTCCTCCCTATCTCACAGCTGAGCCAGAGGTCATACATCACAGATTAAGGCCTCAGGATAAGTTCCTGGTGTTGGCTACAGATGGCCTGTGGGAGACCATGCATAGGCAGGATGTGGTTAGAATTGTAGGAGAGTATCTCACTGGAGTTCATCACCAACAGCCAATAGCTGTTGGTGGTTACAAGGTAACTTTGGGACAAATGCATGGTCTCTTAACAGAAAGGAGAGCCAGAATCTCCTCAGTATTTGAAGATCAGAATGCAGCAACTCATCTAATACGTCATGCAGTGGGAAATAATGAGTTTGGCACTGTTGATCATGAGCGGCTGTCCAAGATGCTTAGTCTTCCAGAAGAGTTGGCTAGGATGTACAGAGATGACATTACAATTATTGTGGTGCAGTTCAACTCTCATGTTGTAGGTGCATGTCAGAATGAGGAATTCTGA
- the PDP1 gene encoding pyruvate dehyrogenase phosphatase catalytic subunit 1 isoform X1, with the protein MCVCPGPRRIAIPVRSSRLPLFSDAMPAPTQLFPLIRNCEIGRIYSTVCHCHHKHLCCLSPHLAHNHLRCTPQKKLAALCCPKENFNPFIHTRSYVSTPQRFYLTPPQVNSILKANEYSFKVPEFDGKNVSSVLGFDSNQLPANAPIEDRRSAATCLQTRGMLLGVFDGHAGCACAQAVSERLFYYIAVSLLPHETLLEIENAVESGRALLPILQWHKHPNDYFSKEASKLYFNSLRTYWQELIDLNSGETTDVKEALINAFKRLDNDISLEAQVGDPNSFLNYLVLRVAFSGATACVAHIDGVDLHVANTGDSRAMLGVQEEDGSWSAVSLSCDHNAQNENEIERIKLEHPKSEEKSLVKQDRLLGLLMPFRAFGDVKFKWSIELQKRVIESGPDQLNDNEYTKFIPPNYHTPPYLTAEPEVIHHRLRPQDKFLVLATDGLWETMHRQDVVRIVGEYLTGVHHQQPIAVGGYKVTLGQMHGLLTERRARISSVFEDQNAATHLIRHAVGNNEFGTVDHERLSKMLSLPEELARMYRDDITIIVVQFNSHVVGACQNEEF; encoded by the coding sequence CAATTCCTGTCAGAAGCTCCAGACTGCCATTATTTTCTGATGCCATGCCAGCACCAACTCAACTATTTCCATTGATTCGTAACTGCGAGATTGGCAGGATATACAGTACAGTGTGCCACTGCCATCACAAACATCTTTGTTGTTTGTCACCTCACTTGGCTCACAATCATTTGAGATGTACGCCTCAGAAGAAACTTGCAGCACTCTGTTGTCCAAAAGAGAATTTTAATCCCTTTATCCATACAAGGAGTTACGTTTCCACACCACAGAGATTTTACCTCACCCCTCCACAGGTTAACAGCATTCTGAAGGCAAATGAATACAGCTTTAAAGTCCCAGAATTTGATGGCAAAAATGTAAGTTCTGTTCTTGGCTTTGATAGCAACCAGTTGCCTGCTAATGCTCCAATAGAAGACAGGAGGAGTGCGGCCACCTGCTTACAAACAAGAGGAATGCTTCTAGGTGTATTTGATGGCCATGCAGGCTGTGCTTGTGCTCAGGCTGTCAGTGAAAGACTGTTCTACTACATTGCTGTCTCTTTGTTACCTCATGAGACTCTACTTGAAATAGAAAATGCAGTGGAGAGTGGTCGTGCCCTGTTACCCATCTTACAGTGGCACAAGCATCCCAATGATTATTTTAGTAAGGAAGCTTCCAAACTGTATTTCAACAGTTTAAGAACTTACTGGCAAGAACTCATAGACCTCAACAGTGGTGAGACGACTGATGTAAAAGAGGCTTTAATTAATGCTTTCAAGAGGCTTGATAATGATATTTCATTAGAAGCTCAAGTAGGAGATCCAAACTCTTTCCTGAATTACCTGGTATTACGAGTGGCCTTTTCAGGAGCAACTGCATGTGTGGCTCATATAGATGGTGTTGATTTGCATGTTGCTAATACTGGTGACAGCAGGGCAATGCTTGGTGTTCAAGAAGAAGATGGATCTTGGTCTGCAGTCTCTCTGTCCTGTGACCATAATGCACAGAATGAAAATGAAATAGAACGAATAAAACTGGAGCATCCAAAGTCTGAAGAGAAAAGTCTTGTAAAACAAGACAGGCTTTTAGGCTTATTGATGCCTTTCAGAGCTTTTGGTGATGTAAAATTCAAATGGAGCATTGAACTTCAGAAGAGAGTGATAGAATCGGGCCCAGATCAGTTGAATGACAATGAGTATACTAAATTCATCCCTCCTAACTATCATACTCCTCCCTATCTCACAGCTGAGCCAGAGGTCATACATCACAGATTAAGGCCTCAGGATAAGTTCCTGGTGTTGGCTACAGATGGCCTGTGGGAGACCATGCATAGGCAGGATGTGGTTAGAATTGTAGGAGAGTATCTCACTGGAGTTCATCACCAACAGCCAATAGCTGTTGGTGGTTACAAGGTAACTTTGGGACAAATGCATGGTCTCTTAACAGAAAGGAGAGCCAGAATCTCCTCAGTATTTGAAGATCAGAATGCAGCAACTCATCTAATACGTCATGCAGTGGGAAATAATGAGTTTGGCACTGTTGATCATGAGCGGCTGTCCAAGATGCTTAGTCTTCCAGAAGAGTTGGCTAGGATGTACAGAGATGACATTACAATTATTGTGGTGCAGTTCAACTCTCATGTTGTAGGTGCATGTCAGAATGAGGAATTCTGA